One segment of Anomalospiza imberbis isolate Cuckoo-Finch-1a 21T00152 chromosome 2, ASM3175350v1, whole genome shotgun sequence DNA contains the following:
- the LOC137467437 gene encoding uncharacterized protein: MWINVQIHMQNLPEADQHSCQIGVICKLTDDPDPLFQILDTDIKQDRPQHRTLQGRRCSAARGSGEGGRQGQGWAERGPGQEHQHPGSAQGWGEAAEAVQNASGRDGAAPGASALSLGPALPGPAAPATLSLLPNPTERLLSLLLLQAMAAKITKILLVLAILQYGLRADAQAVKAVGKALTQQEEQCNQEMTWLARAGRITKILVLLGILQYAMRVDHSSVKVMEELLKQHEKERIVEMAQLLVMEKQHGLTPGRLLVLACQEWWFWVGAEILLVLFGIYWLPRQSSFDYDDGSQQETSTSAQEQMKEEEKVCEDNPESYDTPEKPPDKSWALWRLFWRDTPVAVGSSDQEICCATSPPS; this comes from the exons ATGTGGATCAATGTCCAGATCCACATGCAGAACCTTCCTGAAGCAGACCAACATTCCTGCCAgattggtgtcatctgcaaactgacAGATGACCCTGACCCCCTTTTCCAGATCCTTGATACAGATATCAAGCAGGACAGGCCCCA ACACCGCACGCTGCAGGGCCGGCGCTGCAGTGCGGCTCGAGGCAGCGGTGAGGGCGGCAGGCAGGGCCAAGGCTGGGCTGAGCGAGGGCCGGGCCAGGAGCACCAGCACCCGGGGAGcgcccagggctggggagaggctgCAGAGGCTGTGCAGAACGCCTCGGGCAGGGACGGTGCCGCCCCTGGGGCgagtgccctgtccctgggccCTGCGCTTCCTGGCCCCGCTGCCCCAGCCACCCTCTCCCTGCTACCCAACCCCACTGAGCGccttctctccctcctgctcctccaggccaTGGCTGCAAAGATCACCAAAatcctgctggtgctggccaTCCTCCAGTACGGGCTGAGGGCAGATGCCCAGGCAGTGAAGGCCGTGGGAAAGGCTCTGACACAACAGGAGGAACAGTGCAACCAGGAGATGACTTGGCTG GCCAGAGCTGGAAGGATTACCAAaatcctggtgctgctgggcatCCTCCAATACGCAATGAGGGTGGATCATTCATCAGTGAAGGTCATGGAAGAGCTCTTGAAGCAGCATGAGAAGGAGCGCATTGTGGAGATGGCCCAGCTGCTGGTGATGGAAAAGCAGCATGGACTCACCCCAGGAAGACTGCTCGTCCTGGCTTGCCAGGAGTGGTGGTTCTGGGTTGGTGCTGAAATCCTCCTCGTGCTCTTTGGGATCTACTGGCtgcccaggcagagcagctttGACTATGATGATGGCAGCCAGCAGGAAACCTCCACCAGTGCCCAGGAGCagatgaaggaggaggagaaggtcTGTGAGGATAATCCTGAATCTTATGACACTCCAGAGAAGCCCCCAGATAAG AGCTGGGCACTGTGGAGGCTATTCTGGCGAGACACCCCTGTGGCCGTGGGGAGCAGCGACCAGGAAATATGCTGTGCTACCTCCCCTCCCAGCTGA